The genomic window GGCGGGCTGTTGCAGTGATGTAAAATTTCTTCGCCTGAGATTACTGTGAAGAGTAAAACCGAGCTTTTTAACACTGAGTCAACAGCTGAGCCCAGCAGCTTCTTGTGACTAGAGCAGGCCCTGTGAGTGCTCACAAAGTGGTTGTGTGTTCTAGGAGTTAACACCGTCACCACCTTGGTGGAGAACAAGAAAGCTCAGCTGGTGGTGATTGCACACGACGTGGATCCCATCGAGGTGCGTTTGCCTGTTGACTGCTAACCCAAGGGCTTCTGGCAGTACCAGGAAAAGAGTAGACCTAATGCCAAGTCAGTGATGGGACCAAAGTGGGTGAGGGCAGTACTAACACAGATCCAACACATGCGTGGCTCTTGCAATGATGTGAATCTCTCACTGAATTCAACCTTGAAGTGCGAATCCATGAGCTTTTTAACCCTGAGCAATTGTTACAAGCTAACTGAAATTTACTGCTTTTGGTTAAAATAGTCTTCAGCTAATGCTTTCTTCCAGCTGGTTGTCTTCTTGCCTGCCCTGTGTCGTAAAATGGGGGTCCCTTACTGCATTATCAAGGGGAAGGCAAGACTGGGACGTCTAGTCCACAGGAAGACTTGTACCACTGTCGCCTTCACACAGGTGAACTCGTAAGTATGCAGCCTGGCCCCAAACGTCCCCCCTAGTTCCTTTAATCAATGCCTCACAGTTGTTTCCTTTTGCCTTAAAGGCCAATCTTTTACTTTAAGAAATACATGTATCTGAACTTTTGCCAATGATGGTTAAGAATTTCTTCACCTGAATAAACCATGTGGTCAACATTGCATCTGAGGCAAAAGATTGTCTTGAGCTAAACGGTATTTTTGCATTCTAAAAGGGAAACTAAGGCAAAAAACCCACTTTTGTTTTCCCTCCTGCCTTTTAGTGAAGACAAAGGCGCTTTGGCTAAGCTGGTGGAAGCTATCAGGACCAATTACAACGACAGATATGATGAGGTAAGAGGCAGCTTTACACAAAATACTATCATGCGCAAATCTTTTTTCCCAAATAACTGGCTGGCTTCTATGAGAAGTTCTATGTGACGATCAGCTTGGAACAGCCAAACAGAATAACACAACTAATAACCTTGAAAATCTCAGAAAATAAGCCAAGCTAACTgcctctttttgtcttttcagaTCCGCCGTCACTGGGGCGGCAACATCCTGGGTCCTAAGTCTGTGGCTCGTATCGCCAAGCTCGAAAAGGCAAAGGCTAAAGAACTTGCCACTAAACTGGGTTAAATGTACACTGTTGAGTTTtctgtacataaaaataattaaaataatacaaattttcctTCAGCCAGTGTCTGTTGAGTGTCTTGGGTTGAATCTTATTTGGGGTTAGCAAGtatcctttttttgagacattgcctcactccgtcgcccaggctggagtgcagtggtgtgatctcacagCAACCTTCACCACCCAGGTACAGGTTATTCtggtgcctcagcatcccaagtggCTGGCTGatatttgtgtttttggtagagatggggtttcaccatgttagccaggctggtctgagctcctgacctcgagtgagccattgcacccagcccttCCCGCCCTTATACATTCTTAAACCAGGCATTTTGTTCCCTAGAGATGTAACTTGCGTGTCAAGTTTTGGGAAAGTTCTTTGGACTGAAACCAAGCCAGGATTTTATGATCAACCAGTCATGAGCTCATTTAAGGTAGGAGGCCAGAACTTTATACCAATAGCACATGATCCAGCATAAAGGCAGTCTTTTGAAATACTTCATTATTCAGGGACAGGGCTTTAGCAGCTGATCTGTCACACACCAGGTGTCCCACGTAGGAATTTCTTAAACCAGAGGTATGATGTAGCTGCAGAGAGTCCATACCTAGGGGTTGAAAGCAAGCCAGCATTAGCAGGCTGCTAGGCTGAAGGAGAGGAAGCCAGAGGGCCGCTGGGGACTCACCAGGTCACGATGTACTGCAGATGCTCGTTCCTCAGAGTAACTCTGGTTTGCCCTCCAATGGGTCCCCCAGGGACTGTGCTCTCTGTGGAGACAGCGGACTCAAGTCCACCCACTACCGCCTGCCAGCCTCTGCACTACTTCCTAGTGGCTGTCATTTTCGCGTGGCCAGTTGGAAGTCCTGTATGGCCTTTACGTTGGGTGACCACCCCCGCCCTTCTCCGCTCAGTACTTGCCTAGGTTCCTCTTTGCTGAGTTGCCTCCCCCAACCTGCCGTATACACATGCGAGAACATAAGCCACAGCAGTGACTGGGCAATGAGGGTTAAGAGGAAGGACAGTATTCACAAAAGCTACTTGTTCCGAGATGGGCTGGTCACAACGTACGGAAGTTGGCATCAATGAAGATGGGCTCTGCGCCTGTGATTCTGGCCATAGCTTCCAGGTCTCGATAATGCCAGTGGTTCCTTTCTGGATTGTTCTCGGGGACAAAAGGCTGCCTGGTTTCTGTCAGCCTCACCATCCCAATGAGGTCCACTTCTCCCTCAATCTATAAAGGAAAGTGTGTGAGACTGCGTGCAGCCTGGTAGACTCCCACAGCCTTCTCTAAAGTAGGAAGAGTCCATGTCCCTTACCTGGCCTTTCTGCCGGGTTTCAGGATTCACTTTCTTCCTGGGAACGAACCCTCTATTTACCAGAATGGTGATCCTAGGGTAATGAAAGTGCTATTTCAGGTGGGGAGGGTTTTTGAATAAAGACAGTCACTCATGGTCACTCAGGCACCCATAGGAACAACTAGAGCACCAAGGAAGGCTTTTTAACAGGACTGGCTCAGTGGAGCCTTGGCAGTGTCAAACAGGCAAAGTCTTCCTCTCTTGAGGCCCCTTCGTGGTTGGTAAAAGCCTCCCTGCCACCATCACTACCTTTTTACCAGTGTGGCTTTCCCCCTCTATCTCTGCTTCTTGTGGTCTACCCACTGCAATGTGCAACTGGTGAGCAACGCTGCCACGCCAGAGTTTACACCCCACACCTCTCCCCTGACCTATGGCAACAGCTGCCTCCAATCCCTCCTCCTAACCAGGGCAGCCGTGAGGAGCAGCCCTGGCACCCCAGCCTGCTGGAGATGAGCATTTGGGCCCCATCCCAGCTCTAAAACAGGAACCCAAGGGTTAACAAGAGGCCCAGGTATTTTCATTTGTACGTGAATCCTCCAGTTCCCCAGTTAATCACACAGGTGCTCCTGTACCTGTCATTTGctttgcctggaatgttcttcccatCTCTTAACTCCCAAATAGCCCCCTAGAGAGCCACCCCTGCCTCCACTCCCTCAAGGTAGGGCTGGGGTCCTTTCTCTTGAATTCCTCTTGCTGGCCCCTCCTCATAGCCTGCCATCATCTAATGTGTGGGCAACTAGACAGTTCTCCAGAGGTGGGGCCCCTGTTTCATGAATCCCTCCTTTCCCTTCAGAGGTCAACATACAGAAATTATCCAGTCATAAATGAGCTGGCTGAGAAGGTTAAGTCAATGTCACAATTAGAGACTTAAACTATGCAAGGAATTGAATCTTCTGGGTATCTTGGGTTCCCCAGGGTCTTACCAAGGTTGGGGATTGTGAAGGAAATAGTGATGTAAATCAGTATACCCTGACTGCCTCTGCCAGGACAGCCAGCTCCCACACGCCCTACTCACCCCAGGTCggtgcagtggaagggagtgacCACATAGGCCCCACTCTGAGTTGAGGAGGAGATGAGGCCGCCCTCCCGGGCCTCCCGGACAGGGTCCACCATGGTCCGGGGCATCATATACAGCTCCTTGGAGTGGTCAAAGCACCCCCTGACCTTCACTGGCCTATACTCCAGATTTTTCAGTTCCATTGGGCTGCATAGAGATAAGAACAGTGGCCGAGCAAGGTTTGGCCAGAAAACGAATCCCCTGAGGGTGGCAGACTACACAGCCCACCCACCAGGGCCagacaagtgaaggagaaaggcAAAGGACGTGCTCTCCAAAGGGGAACTTTGATGCCATGTGGGAATGTGGATCTGCACTGCCAGAGTCCATCCAACTTTACAAGAGAGGCTAAAAATCTGAACTCCTCAATGaatattttatgtgaaattttaaaaaatatgtgggcCAAAACCCCATCTGCAAGCCAAATCCGGCATACTGTTTGCTACCCTGAATGGAAAATGTGGTTGAATATACCTGTCTCTGTAGGGCACATTCTAGGGAGAGAGCAGACAAATCATTTAGGGCACTTTTTCAAAAGACCACCCTCACGGTGAGACCCACATTATCTGCCCTCAGCCACAGGGCCTTGGGCCCTGTGGAGGATAAGTTTACTATACCTGAAAAAAGGGTGACACCCAGGACTCAAAATAAGACTTTCCTCCATATGTCAGGAGGCGGTCTCAGGTAGCTTCATAAGGGCAGTCAGGTGTCAACAGCAAGCCCAACAGATGACTGATAATAAGAGCGCCTACCTGAGGTAAAGGCAGTGACTAAAAGTCCCACCAAAAGGGGCAGGCTGGCCAGCAGAAGCCAGGGCTCTGCTGTTGAACTCAAGTAAAACAGGCCCTAGGGGGGCAGCCACACACTCACTCTGCTGGCAGAGGGACAGGCTCAGCCAGAACTCTGGACTCCAACTCTGCAATCAGGTTCAGCTTCCACTTCCGACGCTGGACCTACAGTGACAGAGCATAAGCCCAAGTAGATGGCAGCAACGTCAAGGGTCCAGAGTTATGCACACCAAATGCCGGTCTTTACCTGCCACGTCCCCAAGCCAAAGGCAGTCACAGGGATGAGGAGCAGGACCCACTGAAGAAAGGAGTCATCTTCCGCTTTTGTGGCAGATGCTTCTGCTGCAGAACTGCCACATCTGCTTGGCCTCCAGGCCACTCCTGGAGAGTTTCACAACACTGACATGGAGCCAGAAGCCCTCGAACAGAGACCTGGAGCAGCCAGTTCCAAGATAGACTCCAGTACTATCAATCAAAACCTGCTGCTTAGAGCCGACTAGCAGCACCTGTATCCAGCCCAGCTCCTAACCCGGTGCCCAGGACAAAGCACACACTGAGTATGTTTGCCAAGTGAGTAAGTGGGATCT from Pongo abelii isolate AG06213 chromosome 13, NHGRI_mPonAbe1-v2.0_pri, whole genome shotgun sequence includes these protein-coding regions:
- the LOC100456993 gene encoding surfeit locus protein 1 isoform X1, translated to MAAVAALPLGLRAAGLRAAGLGRASASAAWRSVLGVSPRPGVAWRPSRCGSSAAEASATKAEDDSFLQWVLLLIPVTAFGLGTWQVQRRKWKLNLIAELESRVLAEPVPLPADPMELKNLEYRPVKVRGCFDHSKELYMMPRTMVDPVREAREGGLISSSTQSGAYVVTPFHCTDLGITILVNRGFVPRKKVNPETRQKGQIEGEVDLIGMVRLTETRQPFVPENNPERNHWHYRDLEAMARITGAEPIFIDANFQSTVPGGPIGGQTRVTLRNEHLQYIVTWYGLSAATSYLWFKKFLRGTPGV
- the LOC100456993 gene encoding surfeit locus protein 1 isoform X2 — protein: MELKNLEYRPVKVRGCFDHSKELYMMPRTMVDPVREAREGGLISSSTQSGAYVVTPFHCTDLGITILVNRGFVPRKKVNPETRQKGQIEGEVDLIGMVRLTETRQPFVPENNPERNHWHYRDLEAMARITGAEPIFIDANFQSTVPGGPIGGQTRVTLRNEHLQYIVTWYGLSAATSYLWFKKFLRGTPGV